Proteins encoded in a region of the Sphingopyxis sp. OAS728 genome:
- the murB gene encoding UDP-N-acetylmuramate dehydrogenase, translated as MSAAETLPAVRGKLTAKAPLAPLVWFKSGGPADWLFEPKDADDLADFLRDLDPAVPVMALGLGSNLIVRDGGFPGVVVRLGKAFAKVEAVDATTLRCGGGASGILVSSTARDAGIAGMEFLRSIPGTVGGFVRMNGGAYGGEVKDILIDCDVVLRSGERKTLPLADLGYTYRHSELPEGAVVIGATFRGVPGEPAAIQADMDRISASREASQPLRSKTGGSTFKNPDGHKAWQLVDEAGCRGFAVGGAQVSEKHTNFLINTGEATSADIEALGEEVRRRVKDKSGVELQWEIQRVGVIK; from the coding sequence ATGAGCGCGGCCGAGACCCTTCCAGCCGTGCGCGGCAAGCTGACCGCGAAGGCGCCGCTGGCGCCGCTCGTCTGGTTCAAGTCGGGTGGCCCTGCCGATTGGCTGTTCGAGCCGAAGGACGCCGACGACCTCGCCGATTTCCTGCGCGATCTCGATCCTGCCGTCCCGGTGATGGCGCTCGGGCTCGGGTCGAACCTTATCGTCCGCGACGGCGGGTTCCCCGGCGTTGTCGTCCGGCTCGGCAAGGCCTTTGCAAAGGTCGAAGCCGTCGACGCCACCACGCTGCGCTGCGGCGGCGGTGCGTCGGGCATCCTTGTTTCCTCGACCGCGCGCGATGCGGGCATCGCGGGCATGGAATTCTTGCGCTCGATCCCGGGCACGGTCGGCGGATTCGTGCGCATGAACGGCGGCGCCTATGGCGGCGAGGTCAAGGATATCCTTATCGACTGCGACGTCGTGCTGCGTTCGGGCGAACGTAAAACATTGCCGCTCGCGGACCTCGGCTACACCTATCGCCACAGCGAATTGCCCGAGGGCGCGGTCGTGATCGGCGCGACCTTTCGCGGCGTGCCCGGCGAACCCGCTGCCATCCAGGCCGACATGGACCGCATCTCGGCGAGCCGCGAGGCATCGCAGCCGCTGCGCTCGAAAACCGGCGGCTCGACCTTCAAGAACCCCGACGGACACAAGGCGTGGCAACTTGTCGACGAGGCGGGTTGCCGGGGCTTCGCCGTCGGCGGCGCGCAGGTCAGCGAGAAGCACACCAATTTCCTCATCAACACGGGTGAGGCGACGAGCGCCGATATCGAGGCGCTCGGCGAGGAAGTCCGCCGCCGCGTCAAGGACAAGAGCGGCGTCGAGCTGCAATGGGAAATTCAGCGCGTAGGAGTCATAAAGTGA
- the mraY gene encoding phospho-N-acetylmuramoyl-pentapeptide-transferase yields MLYWLAEWLGFPGVLNLIRYLSFRSGAAVATALIIGLWIGPRFILMLRMRQGKGQPIREDGPQSHLAKKGTPTMGGLMILISLMISALLWMDLSNRFVWACIFVTGGFAAVGFLDDLDKVTKASHRGIPGRVRLLIEFFIAGVAVLLIVSRTGTDLYLPFFSGIVIPLGPLYYVFAMILIVGFGNAVNLTDGLDGLATFPVIIASLTFLVIVYLSGNVKFAGYLGIPHVPGAGELAVFAAAIIGACLAFLWFNAPPAAVFMGDTGSLALGGALATIAVTAQHELVLVLVGGLFVVEALSVIIQVFWYKRTGKRVFRMAPIHHHFEQLGWPESTVVIRFWIVSIVLALAGLATLKLR; encoded by the coding sequence ATGCTATATTGGCTGGCGGAATGGCTTGGCTTTCCGGGGGTATTGAACCTCATTCGCTATCTGAGTTTCCGCTCGGGAGCGGCGGTTGCGACCGCGCTGATCATCGGATTGTGGATTGGGCCGCGCTTCATCCTGATGCTGCGCATGCGGCAGGGCAAGGGGCAGCCGATCCGTGAAGACGGTCCGCAGAGCCATCTCGCCAAAAAGGGCACGCCGACGATGGGCGGGCTGATGATCCTGATCTCGCTGATGATCTCCGCGCTCCTGTGGATGGATCTTTCCAACCGTTTCGTCTGGGCGTGTATTTTCGTGACCGGCGGCTTTGCCGCGGTCGGTTTCCTCGACGATCTCGACAAGGTGACCAAGGCCAGCCATCGCGGGATTCCGGGGCGCGTGCGCCTGCTCATCGAGTTTTTCATCGCGGGCGTCGCGGTGCTGCTGATCGTGTCGCGCACCGGTACGGACCTTTATCTGCCCTTCTTCAGCGGCATCGTCATCCCGCTTGGACCGCTCTATTATGTCTTTGCGATGATATTGATCGTCGGTTTCGGCAATGCGGTGAACCTGACCGACGGGCTCGACGGGCTCGCGACCTTCCCGGTGATCATCGCCAGCCTGACCTTCCTCGTCATCGTCTATCTTTCGGGCAACGTGAAGTTCGCGGGTTATCTTGGCATCCCGCATGTGCCCGGCGCGGGCGAACTGGCGGTCTTTGCGGCGGCGATCATCGGCGCGTGCCTTGCCTTCCTGTGGTTCAACGCGCCGCCTGCGGCCGTGTTCATGGGCGATACCGGCAGCCTTGCGCTCGGTGGCGCGCTCGCGACGATCGCGGTCACCGCCCAGCATGAGCTGGTGCTCGTCCTCGTCGGCGGATTGTTCGTGGTCGAGGCGCTGTCGGTGATCATCCAGGTTTTTTGGTACAAGAGGACGGGCAAGCGCGTTTTCCGCATGGCGCCGATCCACCATCATTTCGAACAGTTGGGCTGGCCCGAATCCACTGTCGTCATCCGTTTCTGGATCGTCTCGATCGTCCTGGCACTCGCGGGGCTCGCGACCTTGAAACTCCGGTGA
- a CDS encoding D-alanine--D-alanine ligase produces MSRGPWHVAVLMGGWSAEREVSLMSGNGVADALESRGHKVTRIDMDRNVALRLAEAKPDVVFNALHGVPGEDGTVQGMLDLMGLKYTHSGLVTSVIAIDKELTKQALVPHGIPMPTGTMVDSESLFTVDPLPRPYVLKPVNEGSSVGVAIVKDDSNYGNPIARDAVGPWQEFDRLLAEPFIKGRELTVAVLGDTPLAVTELRVKSGFYDYDAKYTDGLTEHVCPADVPEDVAQRMKDLALQSHRLLGCKGASRSDFRWDDEHGLAGIFLLEVNTQPGMTPLSLVPEQGRAVGMDYAELVERIVGEALS; encoded by the coding sequence GTGAGCCGGGGTCCGTGGCATGTCGCCGTCCTGATGGGCGGCTGGTCCGCCGAACGCGAAGTGTCGCTGATGAGCGGCAATGGCGTCGCTGACGCGCTCGAAAGCCGCGGGCACAAGGTCACGCGCATCGATATGGACCGCAACGTCGCGCTGCGGCTCGCCGAGGCGAAACCCGATGTCGTCTTCAACGCGCTCCACGGCGTTCCGGGCGAGGATGGCACCGTGCAGGGCATGCTCGACCTGATGGGCCTCAAATATACCCACAGCGGCCTCGTTACCTCGGTGATCGCGATCGACAAGGAATTGACGAAACAGGCGCTCGTGCCGCATGGTATTCCCATGCCGACGGGGACCATGGTCGACAGCGAAAGCCTGTTTACAGTCGACCCTCTGCCGCGCCCCTATGTCCTCAAACCCGTCAACGAAGGCTCGTCGGTCGGCGTCGCGATCGTCAAGGATGACAGCAATTACGGCAACCCCATCGCGCGCGACGCCGTGGGGCCGTGGCAGGAGTTCGACCGCCTGCTCGCCGAACCCTTCATCAAGGGGCGCGAACTGACCGTCGCGGTGCTCGGCGACACGCCTCTCGCGGTCACCGAACTGCGCGTCAAATCGGGCTTCTACGACTATGACGCCAAATATACCGACGGGCTGACCGAACATGTCTGCCCCGCCGACGTCCCCGAGGATGTCGCGCAGCGAATGAAGGATCTGGCGCTGCAATCGCACCGCCTGCTCGGCTGCAAGGGCGCCTCGCGCTCGGACTTCCGCTGGGACGACGAACATGGCCTCGCGGGCATCTTCCTGCTCGAGGTCAACACCCAGCCCGGCATGACGCCGCTCAGCCTTGTGCCCGAACAGGGGCGCGCCGTCGGCATGGATTATGCCGAACTCGTCGAACGCATCGTGGGGGAAGCGTTATCATGA
- the murC gene encoding UDP-N-acetylmuramate--L-alanine ligase: MRGVATDIGTIHFIGIGGIGMSGIAEVMHNLGYQVQGSDIADSYVVEGLRKRGIKVAIGHEASNVDGVAVVVTSTAVKRGNPEVEAALAHRIPLVRRAEMLAELMRLKSTVAIAGTHGKTTTTSLVAALLDAGGIDPTVINGGIINNYGSNARLGASDWMVVEADESDGSFLRLDGTIAVVTNIDPEHLDHYGSFDAIKDAFVEFIENVPFYGAAMLCLDHPEVQAIIPRIRDRRIVTYGFSAQADVRGTNVVPGPDGNRFDVVVRDRDGNSRTIEGIHLPMSGRHNVQNSLAAIAVALHMGVSDDKIVSGFNGFAGVKRRFTKVGEIAVEGGVVTVIDDYAHHPVEIRAVLSAAREGAGAGRVVGVVQPHRFTRLRDHMDDFQQAFNDADMVLALPVYTAGEAPIDGVTSDALAQGLRDRGHRHASTVADAGALATTVADAIRAGNLGAGDVIICLGAGDITKMAAGLAVAVEAA, encoded by the coding sequence ATGCGCGGCGTTGCGACCGACATCGGTACCATCCACTTCATCGGCATTGGCGGCATCGGCATGTCGGGGATCGCCGAAGTGATGCACAACCTCGGCTATCAGGTGCAGGGCAGCGACATCGCCGACAGCTATGTCGTCGAGGGTCTTCGCAAACGCGGGATCAAGGTCGCGATCGGGCACGAAGCGTCGAACGTCGACGGCGTCGCGGTCGTCGTGACCTCGACCGCGGTCAAGCGCGGCAATCCTGAAGTCGAGGCCGCGCTCGCGCACCGCATTCCGCTCGTCCGCCGCGCCGAAATGCTCGCCGAGCTGATGCGGCTGAAGTCGACCGTCGCGATTGCGGGCACCCACGGCAAGACGACGACGACCAGCCTCGTTGCCGCACTGCTCGATGCGGGCGGGATCGACCCGACCGTGATCAACGGCGGCATCATCAACAATTACGGGTCGAACGCACGGCTCGGCGCGTCGGACTGGATGGTCGTCGAGGCCGACGAGAGCGACGGCAGCTTCCTCCGCCTCGACGGCACGATCGCGGTCGTCACCAACATCGATCCCGAACATCTCGATCATTATGGCAGTTTCGACGCGATCAAGGACGCCTTCGTCGAGTTCATCGAGAACGTGCCCTTCTATGGCGCCGCGATGCTCTGCCTCGATCATCCGGAGGTGCAGGCGATCATCCCGCGCATCCGCGACCGCCGCATCGTCACCTACGGCTTTTCGGCGCAGGCAGATGTCCGCGGTACCAATGTCGTGCCCGGTCCAGACGGCAACCGCTTCGACGTCGTCGTGCGCGACCGTGACGGCAACAGCCGGACGATCGAGGGTATTCACCTGCCCATGTCGGGCCGCCACAATGTCCAGAACTCGCTCGCGGCGATTGCCGTCGCGCTCCACATGGGCGTCAGCGACGACAAGATCGTGTCGGGCTTCAACGGCTTTGCCGGGGTCAAGCGCCGCTTCACCAAGGTCGGCGAGATCGCGGTCGAGGGCGGCGTGGTGACCGTGATCGACGATTATGCGCATCATCCGGTCGAAATCCGCGCGGTGCTGTCCGCCGCGCGCGAAGGGGCGGGGGCAGGGCGCGTCGTCGGCGTCGTCCAGCCGCATCGCTTCACGCGCCTCCGCGATCATATGGACGATTTCCAGCAGGCGTTTAACGATGCCGATATGGTGCTCGCGCTGCCCGTCTATACAGCGGGCGAGGCGCCGATCGACGGCGTGACGTCGGACGCGCTGGCGCAGGGGCTGCGCGATCGCGGCCACCGCCATGCGTCGACCGTCGCCGACGCGGGCGCACTGGCAACCACCGTCGCCGATGCGATCCGCGCGGGTAATCTCGGCGCGGGCGACGTGATCATCTGCCTTGGCGCGGGCGACATCACCAAGATGGCGGCGGGCCTTGCCGTGGCGGTCGAGGCGGCATGA
- the murG gene encoding undecaprenyldiphospho-muramoylpentapeptide beta-N-acetylglucosaminyltransferase, with the protein MTATRHFLLAAGGTGGHMLPAYALAAELIARGHRVALVSDDRGLKIPGAPAEMETHVLPAGRVHGGPVGWVKAALAIRKGRRQAIDLIRDFDPAVVVGFGGYPSLPSLLAAGATKRPRVLHEQNAVLGRVNRMMAPRVDAVAVAYRNIQRFPVGHEAKLHITGNPVRDEIVQIREDGFPPLPEDGIFRLLVVGGSLGATVLSEVVPAAIAMLPPALLSRLQVVQQCREDDIEAVRAKYAELGVAAECASYITDFPERLRWAHMVIARAGASTVAELACAGRPAIFVPYPSAMDDHQTYNVVDLVQAGGAISFQQPDFTAAEVAKHIQRMALEPGALEDAAERAASCGLPDATRDLADLVESLAAPPMMDVIRVGATSRSAAVAGGVAATRAGDK; encoded by the coding sequence ATGACCGCAACCCGCCACTTCCTTCTCGCCGCCGGCGGGACGGGGGGACATATGCTGCCCGCTTATGCCCTCGCGGCCGAACTGATCGCCCGCGGCCACCGCGTTGCGTTGGTCAGCGACGATCGCGGGCTGAAGATTCCGGGCGCGCCGGCCGAGATGGAAACGCATGTGCTTCCGGCTGGCCGCGTCCATGGTGGGCCTGTCGGCTGGGTGAAGGCTGCGCTGGCGATCCGCAAGGGGCGCCGGCAGGCGATTGACCTGATCCGCGACTTTGATCCTGCGGTCGTCGTCGGCTTCGGCGGCTATCCCTCGCTCCCCAGCCTGCTCGCCGCGGGGGCGACGAAGCGGCCGCGTGTGCTGCACGAGCAAAATGCCGTGCTGGGTCGCGTCAACCGCATGATGGCGCCGCGCGTCGATGCGGTTGCGGTCGCCTATCGCAATATCCAGCGCTTTCCCGTGGGGCATGAGGCCAAGCTCCACATCACCGGCAATCCGGTGCGCGACGAGATCGTCCAGATCCGCGAGGACGGTTTCCCGCCGCTGCCCGAGGACGGCATCTTCCGCCTGCTCGTCGTCGGGGGCAGCCTCGGTGCGACGGTGCTCAGTGAAGTCGTTCCCGCCGCGATCGCGATGCTGCCCCCGGCATTGCTCAGCCGTTTGCAGGTTGTGCAGCAGTGCCGCGAGGATGATATCGAAGCGGTCCGCGCCAAATATGCCGAACTCGGCGTTGCGGCCGAATGCGCATCCTACATCACCGATTTCCCCGAGCGGCTGCGCTGGGCGCATATGGTGATCGCGCGCGCGGGCGCCTCGACCGTCGCCGAGCTTGCCTGCGCCGGGCGGCCGGCGATCTTTGTGCCGTATCCGAGCGCGATGGACGATCATCAGACCTATAATGTCGTCGACCTGGTTCAGGCGGGCGGGGCGATTTCGTTCCAGCAGCCCGATTTCACGGCGGCCGAGGTCGCGAAACATATCCAGCGCATGGCGCTCGAACCTGGCGCGCTCGAAGACGCCGCCGAACGCGCCGCGAGCTGCGGCCTGCCCGACGCGACGCGCGACCTCGCTGATCTCGTCGAATCGCTCGCCGCGCCGCCGATGATGGACGTGATCCGCGTCGGCGCCACATCGCGCAGCGCGGCGGTCGCCGGCGGCGTCGCCGCCACCCGCGCAGGAGATAAATGA
- the murD gene encoding UDP-N-acetylmuramoyl-L-alanine--D-glutamate ligase has translation MISSRVFAGRRYAVLGLARSGLAAVEALVASGAGVTAWDDREEARDDAMALGADIGNPLEIDLIGFAGVVVSPGVPLNRHPIAAHARGAHVPVIGDIELFAEARDELPAHKVVGITGTNGKSTVTALVTHMLESAGIPTLMGGNIGLPILSRDPLPGGGVYVLELSSYQIDLSHSLACDIAVLTNLSPDHLDRYDGFTGYAASKARLFSLQHRDQVAIVAVDDDPSKMIASRINHRLHRVSGKDVDPVDQVRWPALQGPHNAQNAVCAIAVCRVLGLNDEQIERGLATYKSLPHRMELVGEVGGVSWFNDSKATNAASAAPALAAFPPAPDQRLHWIAGGKAKGDGLAACRPWFGHVKRAYLIGEAMEPFAAEIGDALPVDLSGDMATAVAHAAAAAKPGDIVLLSPACASFDQFTDYEQRGDVFRGLVQALGA, from the coding sequence GTGATCTCCTCGCGCGTCTTTGCCGGCCGCCGCTATGCGGTTCTGGGACTGGCGCGCTCGGGTCTGGCGGCCGTCGAGGCGCTCGTCGCTAGCGGCGCGGGCGTGACTGCGTGGGACGACCGCGAGGAAGCGCGCGACGATGCGATGGCGCTCGGCGCCGATATAGGCAATCCGCTCGAGATCGACCTCATCGGTTTCGCGGGCGTCGTCGTCTCGCCGGGCGTGCCGCTCAACCGTCACCCCATCGCCGCGCACGCGCGTGGGGCGCATGTACCCGTGATCGGTGACATCGAACTGTTTGCCGAGGCGCGCGACGAACTGCCCGCGCACAAGGTCGTCGGCATCACCGGCACCAATGGCAAGTCGACCGTCACCGCGCTCGTCACCCACATGCTCGAAAGCGCGGGCATCCCGACGCTGATGGGCGGCAATATCGGCCTGCCGATCCTCAGCCGCGACCCGCTTCCCGGGGGCGGCGTCTATGTGCTCGAGCTGTCGAGCTACCAGATCGATCTGTCGCACAGCCTTGCCTGCGACATCGCGGTGCTAACCAACCTCAGCCCCGATCACCTCGACCGCTATGATGGCTTCACCGGCTATGCGGCGTCGAAGGCGCGGCTCTTCTCGCTCCAGCACCGCGATCAGGTCGCGATCGTCGCGGTCGACGACGACCCGTCGAAGATGATCGCGAGCCGCATCAACCATCGCCTCCACCGCGTGTCAGGCAAGGATGTCGATCCCGTGGATCAGGTGCGCTGGCCCGCATTGCAGGGGCCGCACAATGCCCAGAACGCCGTGTGCGCGATTGCCGTGTGCCGCGTGCTGGGGCTGAACGACGAACAGATTGAGCGCGGGCTCGCGACGTACAAGTCGCTGCCGCACCGTATGGAATTGGTCGGCGAAGTCGGGGGGGTCAGCTGGTTCAATGACAGCAAGGCTACCAATGCGGCTTCCGCTGCACCGGCGCTGGCGGCTTTCCCGCCAGCGCCGGACCAGCGTCTTCACTGGATTGCGGGGGGGAAGGCCAAGGGCGACGGGCTCGCGGCGTGCCGCCCGTGGTTCGGCCATGTCAAACGCGCCTATCTGATCGGCGAGGCAATGGAGCCGTTCGCGGCCGAAATCGGCGATGCGCTGCCCGTCGACCTGTCGGGCGATATGGCGACCGCGGTCGCGCATGCGGCGGCGGCGGCAAAGCCTGGCGACATCGTGCTGCTGTCGCCGGCGTGCGCGTCGTTCGACCAGTTCACCGATTATGAGCAGCGCGGCGATGTGTTTCGCGGCCTTGTGCAGGCGCTTGGGGCATGA
- a CDS encoding FtsW/RodA/SpoVE family cell cycle protein has translation MSGGIDNMDATTERPVIATTTRTVKRRGPRLSRADRTPLGLWFWEIDRVLLLLVSILVAVGLVAVAAASPVAAQKLSTSTASLDPLYYFYRQLMWVMVGVPVMLMVSMLPKPQARRFAIYGTILFLFLLFMVPLVGTSVNGAQRWIGSGVFRLQPSEFLKPFFAVALAWVLSLRLHDQSLPVVPLALAFTGVIALLLMGQPDLGQTVIFVATWLVLVMVAGLSMRILAGLAGAGVVGLVLAYFFYPVAQQRINIWLFSEGDSFQVDKAHATLTAGGLIGTGPGAGLAKFQLPEAHTDYIFSVIGEEFGMIACIAIAVLYLAIIVRVLVRLLDEEDSFLILAVAGLIAQFGGQAVINMAVNTQIFPSKGMTLPFISYGGSSFIALSIGMGLLLSLTRRNPYAARVSMTRNWNKK, from the coding sequence ATGAGCGGGGGAATCGACAATATGGACGCGACGACCGAAAGGCCGGTGATCGCCACCACCACGCGCACGGTCAAGCGCCGCGGCCCGCGCCTTAGCCGCGCCGATCGCACCCCGCTGGGCCTGTGGTTCTGGGAAATCGACCGCGTGCTGTTGCTGCTGGTGTCGATCCTCGTCGCGGTCGGGCTGGTTGCGGTCGCCGCCGCTTCGCCGGTCGCGGCGCAGAAACTGTCGACCTCAACCGCGTCGCTCGACCCGCTTTATTATTTCTATCGCCAGCTGATGTGGGTGATGGTCGGCGTCCCGGTGATGCTGATGGTATCGATGCTGCCCAAACCGCAGGCGCGGCGCTTCGCCATCTATGGCACGATCCTCTTTCTTTTCCTGCTTTTCATGGTGCCGCTGGTCGGCACGTCGGTGAACGGCGCGCAGCGCTGGATCGGCAGCGGGGTGTTCCGCCTCCAGCCGTCGGAGTTTCTCAAGCCCTTCTTCGCCGTCGCGCTCGCGTGGGTGTTGTCGCTGCGGCTGCACGACCAGAGTCTGCCGGTGGTACCATTGGCACTCGCATTCACCGGCGTCATCGCGCTGCTGCTGATGGGTCAGCCCGATCTGGGCCAGACGGTCATCTTTGTCGCGACCTGGCTGGTGCTGGTGATGGTCGCTGGGCTGTCGATGCGCATCCTTGCCGGGTTGGCCGGGGCCGGTGTCGTGGGGCTGGTGCTCGCTTATTTCTTCTATCCGGTGGCGCAGCAGCGCATCAACATCTGGTTGTTCTCCGAAGGCGACAGCTTTCAGGTCGACAAGGCGCATGCGACACTGACCGCTGGCGGGCTGATTGGCACCGGCCCCGGCGCGGGCCTCGCCAAATTCCAACTGCCCGAGGCGCACACCGACTATATCTTTTCGGTCATCGGCGAGGAGTTCGGGATGATCGCGTGCATCGCGATTGCGGTCCTCTATCTCGCGATCATCGTCCGCGTTCTCGTCCGCCTGCTCGATGAGGAAGACAGCTTCCTGATCCTCGCGGTCGCGGGCCTGATCGCGCAGTTCGGCGGGCAAGCAGTGATCAACATGGCGGTGAACACGCAGATCTTCCCGTCGAAGGGGATGACTTTGCCGTTCATCAGCTATGGCGGTTCGTCCTTCATCGCTTTGTCGATCGGCATGGGTTTGCTCTTGTCGCTGACCCGCCGGAACCCCTATGCGGCTCGGGTATCGATGACCCGAAACTGGAACAAGAAATGA
- the ftsA gene encoding cell division protein FtsA — translation MAPPRIEKIITALDVGSWKVCALIAGQTADGQLHVLGTGQRESRGVQRGYVADMEQTEHIVREAIEQAERIAGLNIDDVWVSFSAGGLLSDVAPIESELGGHRIEQEDIDDLLAAGRAGIDPEGRMILHAQPALYTLDGLTGVKNPIGLHADRLGVDIHIIMADGAPVRNLEAAVRQAHLDVNAVVASPIAAGLACLSDEERDLGVALVELGAAVTTVSLYAGGMLVEMVSLPFGASDITDDIASAFGIRRSQAQRLQSFYGSASASPRDNNEIIELEPGAPSGSDSPRITRAQLVAVIRQRLDAMMGEIGRTLKDLHFVGPIGRQVVLVGGGADLKGIADYTQSALGRAARVGRPRGLHGLPDAHSGPAFATLAGLVLYAASDPVDLRDLPMMAQDVYKPAGTSILHRLMAALKSSF, via the coding sequence ATGGCGCCGCCGCGCATCGAAAAGATCATCACCGCGCTCGATGTCGGGTCGTGGAAGGTCTGCGCACTGATCGCGGGGCAGACCGCCGACGGCCAACTGCATGTGCTTGGCACCGGGCAGCGCGAGAGTCGCGGTGTCCAGCGCGGCTATGTCGCCGACATGGAACAGACCGAGCATATCGTGCGCGAGGCGATCGAGCAGGCCGAGCGGATCGCCGGGCTCAACATCGACGATGTCTGGGTCAGCTTCTCGGCTGGCGGGCTCCTCAGCGACGTGGCGCCGATCGAAAGCGAACTCGGCGGCCACCGGATCGAGCAGGAGGATATCGACGACCTGCTCGCCGCGGGCCGCGCCGGGATCGATCCCGAGGGCCGCATGATCCTTCATGCCCAGCCCGCGCTCTACACGCTCGACGGGCTCACCGGGGTCAAGAACCCGATCGGGCTTCACGCCGACCGGCTCGGCGTCGACATCCATATCATCATGGCCGACGGTGCCCCGGTGCGGAATCTCGAGGCTGCAGTCCGCCAGGCGCATCTCGACGTAAACGCCGTCGTGGCGTCACCGATCGCGGCAGGGCTTGCCTGCCTGTCGGACGAAGAACGCGACCTCGGCGTCGCGCTCGTCGAACTCGGCGCGGCGGTGACGACCGTGTCGCTCTACGCCGGCGGCATGCTCGTGGAAATGGTGTCGCTGCCGTTTGGCGCGAGCGACATCACCGACGATATCGCCTCGGCCTTCGGCATCCGCCGCAGCCAGGCGCAGCGGCTCCAGAGCTTCTACGGCTCGGCCTCGGCCAGTCCGCGCGATAACAACGAGATCATCGAACTCGAACCCGGCGCGCCGTCGGGCAGCGACTCCCCGCGCATCACGCGCGCGCAGCTGGTGGCGGTGATCCGCCAGCGGCTCGACGCGATGATGGGCGAGATCGGCCGGACGCTGAAGGACCTGCATTTCGTCGGCCCGATCGGGCGGCAGGTGGTGCTCGTCGGCGGCGGCGCCGACCTCAAGGGTATCGCCGACTATACGCAAAGCGCGCTCGGCCGCGCCGCGCGCGTCGGGCGACCGCGCGGCTTGCACGGACTGCCCGATGCGCATAGTGGCCCCGCTTTCGCGACGCTCGCGGGTCTGGTTCTCTATGCGGCATCGGACCCCGTCGACCTTCGCGACCTGCCGATGATGGCACAGGATGTGTACAAGCCGGCGGGGACTTCGATCCTCCATCGGTTGATGGCCGCATTGAAAAGCAGTTTTTAG
- a CDS encoding cell division protein FtsQ/DivIB, with translation MSKTQIKRGKAPPRRPVRAPKKRRKVQQSRLNAIINALPISPQRLQKVANWTIGLSLCAVVGIAAHATGVTAKVHEEYAQAVGRAGFQVKKVEVVGADRIDRLKVYDIALAQKDRSMAAVDLEDVRSDLMKYGWIKDARVSRRLPDTLVVDIVERTPAAIWQHNNRLSLIDEKGVVLEPVTVATMPDLPLVIGPKANQRSQDLDRLLTEASSLKELLAGATWVGNRRWDLRFRSGETLSLPEGEAEAKAALAKFAHMDGANRLLGRGILRFDMRDPERFVLRLPHEGQVAPAKLEDARAAVDAVAVAQSNEG, from the coding sequence ATGAGCAAGACACAGATCAAGCGCGGGAAGGCGCCGCCGCGCCGCCCGGTGCGCGCGCCGAAGAAACGGCGGAAGGTGCAGCAGTCGCGGCTCAACGCGATCATCAACGCGCTGCCGATCAGCCCGCAGCGGCTGCAAAAGGTCGCGAACTGGACGATCGGGCTCAGCCTCTGCGCCGTCGTGGGCATCGCCGCGCATGCGACCGGCGTCACCGCGAAGGTCCATGAGGAATATGCGCAGGCCGTTGGCCGGGCCGGCTTTCAGGTCAAGAAGGTCGAGGTTGTCGGCGCCGACCGCATCGACCGGCTGAAGGTCTATGACATCGCGCTCGCGCAGAAAGACCGCTCGATGGCGGCGGTCGATCTTGAGGATGTCCGCTCCGACCTGATGAAATATGGCTGGATCAAGGACGCGCGGGTGTCGCGCCGCTTGCCCGACACGCTTGTCGTCGACATCGTCGAGCGTACTCCGGCCGCGATCTGGCAGCATAATAACCGCCTGTCGCTGATCGACGAGAAGGGCGTCGTACTCGAGCCCGTGACGGTCGCGACGATGCCCGACCTGCCGCTCGTCATCGGCCCGAAAGCGAACCAGCGTTCGCAGGATCTCGATCGGCTGCTGACCGAGGCGAGCAGCCTCAAGGAATTGCTCGCGGGTGCGACCTGGGTCGGCAACCGCCGCTGGGACCTGCGTTTCCGCAGCGGCGAAACGCTCTCGCTGCCCGAAGGCGAGGCCGAAGCGAAAGCGGCGCTCGCCAAATTCGCGCATATGGACGGCGCCAATCGTCTGCTCGGCCGCGGCATCCTTCGTTTCGACATGCGCGACCCCGAACGTTTCGTGCTACGCCTGCCGCACGAAGGGCAGGTGGCGCCCGCGAAACTCGAAGACGCGCGCGCCGCGGTCGACGCAGTCGCCGTCGCGCAGTCGAACGAAGGGTAG